Proteins found in one Opitutaceae bacterium genomic segment:
- a CDS encoding nucleotidyltransferase substrate binding protein, protein MEIRWKQRLQNFSRGVTLLSDALSQGTERLSALEQEGVVQRFEYTFELAWKTLKDFLEESGLTVIPLTPRQVLKDAFAAKLISDGQTWLDMLAERNLLAHTYDEQVFTKAVRTIHTRYLPAIIELRDWLAKQP, encoded by the coding sequence ATGGAAATCCGGTGGAAACAGCGCCTGCAGAACTTCTCGCGCGGAGTCACCCTACTTTCAGATGCTCTGTCGCAGGGTACTGAACGGTTATCCGCACTTGAGCAGGAAGGGGTTGTTCAACGCTTCGAATACACGTTCGAACTCGCGTGGAAGACATTGAAGGACTTTTTGGAAGAATCTGGCTTAACCGTTATTCCCCTGACGCCTAGGCAGGTTTTGAAGGATGCTTTCGCGGCGAAGTTGATTTCCGATGGTCAGACTTGGCTCGATATGCTGGCTGAAAGAAATCTCCTCGCTCATACCTACGACGAGCAGGTCTTCACGAAGGCAGTCAGAACCATTCACACCCGTTACCTGCCAGCAATTATTGAACTTCGGGACTGGCTCGCGAAACAGCCATGA
- a CDS encoding YceI family protein, with translation MISLRTLVLSLVAAASLALSTQAAPEVYEIDTTHSSISFTIRHFVSRVPGSLSDFGGKIVYDKASPEKSSVEAEIRIKSINTDNAKRDDHLRTPDYFDAEKFPVATFKSTSWTRTGENAYDVAGDLTLRGVTKPVVLKTTLLGVGPGFQGAKLSGWEATTTLKKSDFGITAGAPALGDEVTITINVEAKLAK, from the coding sequence ATGATATCATTGCGCACCCTTGTTCTTTCCCTCGTTGCCGCCGCCTCGCTGGCCCTCAGCACCCAGGCCGCGCCGGAAGTTTATGAGATCGATACGACGCATTCCTCGATCAGCTTCACGATTCGCCATTTTGTGAGCCGGGTACCCGGCTCCCTTTCCGACTTTGGTGGCAAGATTGTCTATGACAAAGCCAGCCCGGAGAAGTCCTCTGTCGAGGCCGAGATTCGTATTAAGAGTATCAATACAGACAACGCGAAGCGCGACGATCACCTGCGCACGCCCGATTACTTCGACGCGGAGAAGTTTCCGGTGGCGACCTTCAAAAGCACGTCGTGGACACGCACGGGCGAGAACGCCTACGACGTCGCCGGCGACCTCACGCTTCGTGGTGTGACCAAGCCCGTCGTGCTGAAGACCACTTTGCTGGGCGTGGGTCCCGGCTTCCAGGGCGCCAAACTCTCGGGCTGGGAGGCCACCACCACCCTCAAGAAGTCCGACTTTGGCATCACCGCCGGGGCACCCGCCTTGGGCGACGAGGTGACCATTACAATCAACGTCGAAGCAAAACTCGCCAAGTAA
- a CDS encoding 5'-3' exonuclease H3TH domain-containing protein, whose protein sequence is MSKWLLVDGFNLAFRAFFALPELTRSDGVPTGALHGWVKSLWRLMDDQRPDCTLVFFDLGGAQDRLALHPDYKANRSETPPALEAQIPVIKQLTRAMGLVGVEQDGVESDDLLAGQAVKLAAEGNEVLIVSSDKDFAQIVNDRIHILLPPPSANPKLGWRRMDAAGVKEKFGVAPSQIADYLALVGDTSDNIPGLDGVGPKTASKWLLDYVSLEGIIARASELKPERFRDAVVAKADLLRLNRQLTTLRLDWPTVPCVRTEPQVPELLALLEQNEMRSTVAEARRRYVQAELF, encoded by the coding sequence ATGTCCAAGTGGTTGCTCGTCGACGGCTTCAATCTCGCTTTCCGTGCCTTCTTTGCGCTTCCCGAGCTCACGCGGAGCGACGGCGTTCCCACCGGTGCCCTGCACGGTTGGGTAAAGTCGCTCTGGCGTCTGATGGATGACCAGCGTCCCGACTGCACCTTGGTCTTCTTCGATCTCGGGGGCGCACAGGACCGTCTTGCCCTTCATCCTGACTACAAGGCGAACCGCTCCGAAACGCCCCCCGCCCTCGAAGCCCAGATCCCGGTAATCAAGCAGCTCACGCGCGCAATGGGGTTGGTGGGTGTGGAGCAGGATGGCGTGGAATCCGATGACCTGCTTGCCGGCCAGGCGGTGAAGCTTGCCGCTGAAGGCAACGAGGTGCTCATCGTCAGCTCGGACAAGGATTTTGCCCAGATCGTCAACGACCGCATCCACATCCTGCTCCCGCCCCCGTCCGCTAACCCGAAGCTGGGCTGGCGCCGCATGGATGCTGCAGGGGTGAAGGAGAAGTTCGGCGTCGCACCCAGCCAGATAGCCGACTACCTCGCCCTCGTCGGTGATACATCCGACAATATCCCGGGTCTCGATGGTGTTGGGCCCAAGACCGCCTCGAAGTGGCTGCTGGATTACGTTTCCCTCGAGGGAATCATCGCACGCGCATCGGAGCTCAAGCCTGAACGCTTCCGGGACGCGGTGGTGGCAAAGGCGGATCTGCTTCGCCTGAATCGCCAGCTGACGACCCTGCGCCTCGACTGGCCCACGGTGCCTTGCGTCCGCACAGAGCCCCAGGTGCCGGAACTCCTCGCGCTCCTCGAACAGAATGAAATGCGGTCAACGGTGGCCGAGGCACGTCGTCGGTACGTGCAGGCTGAGTTGTTCTGA
- a CDS encoding alpha-ketoacid dehydrogenase subunit beta encodes MPVITYREAIRHALAEELTRDENVVVMGEEVGQFNGAYKVTEGLLEKFGPKRIVDTPISEAGFIGLGIGASMLGIRPVMELMFWSFYSVAFDQIVNNAANVRYMSGGLINCPIVIRGPANGGTNVGATHSHTTENVLAHHPGLKVVVPATPYDAKGLLKSAIRDNDPVMFLENTILYGDKGEVPEGDYVVPLGKADVKREGTDLTIVTYGRSVLHSLKAAETLATEHKINVEIVDLRSIRPLDFDAVLASVRKTHRVLIVEEQKPFCSVGAQLSDMIQLEAFDELDGPVHRLCTVDAPAIYSPPVEVEQLPNVNRVIKAALAAVK; translated from the coding sequence ATGCCTGTCATCACTTACCGCGAAGCCATCCGCCACGCCCTCGCCGAGGAGCTCACGCGCGACGAAAACGTCGTCGTCATGGGCGAGGAGGTCGGACAATTCAACGGCGCCTACAAGGTCACTGAAGGCCTGCTCGAGAAATTCGGCCCGAAGCGCATAGTCGACACCCCAATTTCCGAGGCCGGGTTCATCGGCTTGGGGATCGGCGCTTCGATGCTCGGCATCCGCCCCGTCATGGAGCTGATGTTCTGGTCCTTCTACTCGGTTGCCTTCGACCAGATCGTGAACAATGCGGCCAATGTCCGGTACATGTCCGGCGGCCTCATCAACTGCCCCATCGTCATCCGTGGCCCCGCCAATGGCGGCACGAATGTCGGTGCCACCCACTCGCACACGACGGAGAACGTTCTCGCCCATCACCCGGGCTTGAAGGTGGTCGTACCGGCAACGCCCTACGACGCCAAGGGTCTGCTGAAGTCTGCCATCCGCGACAACGACCCGGTCATGTTCCTCGAGAACACGATCCTGTACGGGGACAAAGGCGAAGTCCCCGAAGGCGATTACGTTGTCCCGCTCGGCAAGGCCGACGTGAAGCGTGAGGGCACCGACCTCACCATCGTGACCTACGGGCGCTCGGTGCTGCACTCACTCAAGGCGGCGGAGACGCTGGCGACCGAGCACAAGATCAACGTCGAGATCGTCGACCTCCGCTCGATTCGTCCGCTCGATTTCGATGCCGTCCTCGCCTCCGTACGCAAGACTCATCGGGTGCTCATCGTCGAGGAACAGAAGCCCTTCTGCAGCGTCGGCGCGCAATTGTCCGACATGATCCAGCTCGAAGCCTTCGATGAACTCGACGGCCCCGTGCATCGCCTGTGCACCGTGGATGCGCCTGCCATCTACAGCCCACCGGTTGAAGTCGAGCAGCTGCCCAATGTGAACCGTGTCATCAAGGCGGCCCTGGCCGCAGTAAAGTAA
- a CDS encoding pyruvate dehydrogenase complex dihydrolipoamide acetyltransferase: MAQIIEMPKLSDTMTVGTLVKWLKNEGDVVKSGMMLAEVETDKATMELECFFDGTLLKIFAPAGSQVAIGSALCAVGKPGETVPTPTDAAPAPAAEAKADAPKAAEPAPAPAVPPAAIPVPAPSAPVQDPGHYEGPSDSAGRVKISPLAKKLAKEKGINYSIIKGTGPGDRIVRADILAFEKSGAPKAAPKTAGGTGAAVPTGNAFAKGPIQEERAVPVTTMRGVIAKRLLESKTQIPHFYLDIEVDAEPLLALRQQLNTGLEKEGVKLSVNDFILKASAEALRRVPTVNGSWENTQIRYFAAAHVSFAVAIEDGLITPVVRDAHLKSVFQISAEAKSLGKRAKEKKLAPNEFTGGTFCVSNLGMMGIPRFNAIINPPNAAILAVGTTVAKPVVKNGQVVPGQTLTLTLSCDHRVVDGAVGAQFLGALKQLLEAPALLLV; the protein is encoded by the coding sequence ATGGCTCAGATCATCGAGATGCCGAAACTCAGCGACACCATGACGGTGGGTACGCTGGTCAAGTGGCTCAAGAACGAGGGCGACGTCGTGAAGTCCGGCATGATGCTGGCCGAGGTCGAGACCGACAAAGCGACGATGGAGCTCGAGTGCTTCTTCGACGGCACCTTGCTCAAGATCTTCGCGCCTGCCGGTTCGCAGGTCGCGATTGGCTCCGCGTTGTGCGCCGTGGGAAAACCAGGCGAAACGGTGCCGACGCCCACCGACGCCGCTCCCGCCCCGGCGGCTGAAGCGAAAGCGGACGCACCCAAGGCCGCAGAGCCCGCGCCAGCTCCGGCCGTGCCGCCGGCCGCCATTCCCGTGCCCGCGCCCTCCGCTCCAGTGCAGGACCCCGGTCATTATGAAGGTCCGAGCGACAGCGCGGGACGCGTGAAGATCTCTCCCCTCGCCAAGAAGTTGGCAAAAGAAAAGGGAATCAACTACTCGATCATCAAGGGAACCGGACCCGGAGATCGAATCGTGCGCGCGGACATTCTCGCGTTTGAAAAATCGGGTGCACCAAAGGCCGCGCCAAAGACCGCCGGCGGCACAGGCGCTGCAGTCCCCACGGGTAACGCCTTCGCGAAGGGACCGATCCAGGAAGAGCGTGCGGTTCCGGTCACGACCATGCGCGGTGTGATCGCCAAGCGCCTGCTCGAGTCGAAAACCCAGATCCCGCATTTCTACCTCGATATCGAGGTCGACGCCGAACCCCTCCTCGCCTTGCGCCAGCAGCTCAACACCGGCCTCGAGAAGGAAGGCGTCAAGCTGTCGGTCAACGACTTCATCCTGAAGGCCAGCGCCGAGGCGCTCCGACGCGTGCCGACGGTCAATGGTTCGTGGGAGAACACGCAGATTCGCTACTTTGCAGCCGCTCACGTTTCGTTTGCGGTCGCGATTGAAGACGGGCTGATCACGCCGGTGGTTCGCGATGCTCACCTGAAGTCCGTGTTTCAGATCAGCGCCGAGGCAAAGTCCCTCGGCAAACGGGCCAAGGAAAAGAAACTCGCCCCGAATGAGTTTACGGGCGGCACCTTCTGCGTTTCCAACCTCGGCATGATGGGCATTCCGCGATTCAACGCCATCATCAACCCGCCCAATGCCGCCATCCTGGCAGTGGGAACGACCGTCGCAAAGCCCGTCGTCAAAAACGGCCAGGTGGTTCCGGGTCAGACCCTCACGCTTACGCTTTCCTGCGACCACCGCGTGGTGGATGGAGCCGTCGGTGCCCAGTTCCTCGGCGCACTGAAGCAATTGCTTGAAGCACCGGCTTTGTTGCTGGTGTGA
- a CDS encoding nucleotidyltransferase domain-containing protein translates to MNANLISLTPFETEAIRTVLASHCGITRAVLFGSRAKGTHRPNSDVDLALEGSLEPLDVEQVTLDLDDLPLPYRFDLLLLDSIRSLPLREHIQRVGKVVYARDKL, encoded by the coding sequence ATGAATGCAAATCTGATCTCGCTTACCCCTTTCGAGACAGAAGCAATCCGCACTGTCCTGGCTTCACATTGCGGCATCACCCGGGCAGTGTTGTTTGGCTCACGGGCGAAAGGCACACACAGGCCGAATTCTGATGTCGACCTGGCTCTGGAAGGATCATTGGAGCCGCTTGATGTTGAACAAGTGACCCTTGATCTCGACGACCTGCCGTTGCCCTATCGTTTCGATTTGCTCCTGCTTGACTCGATTCGAAGTCTCCCGCTCAGGGAACACATTCAACGCGTGGGTAAAGTGGTTTACGCACGAGACAAGCTCTGA
- the xseB gene encoding exodeoxyribonuclease VII small subunit — protein METPVQSPSSFEDALKQLESIVEAMESGETPLAELLAKFEQGTKLVALCESRLKEAELKIELLRRSKDGVSTVPFNAER, from the coding sequence GTGGAAACACCCGTTCAGTCTCCGTCTTCTTTTGAGGACGCTTTGAAACAACTTGAGTCGATTGTCGAAGCGATGGAATCCGGCGAGACACCCCTCGCCGAGCTTCTGGCAAAGTTCGAGCAAGGCACCAAGCTCGTCGCGCTCTGTGAATCCCGCCTGAAGGAGGCAGAGCTCAAGATCGAGCTATTGCGCAGGAGCAAAGACGGCGTCTCCACTGTTCCCTTCAACGCCGAGCGCTGA
- a CDS encoding M48 family metallopeptidase → MVLTCVVVLLLARLGVELVLNSLNRGEVLRNAERAPEAVAAIMDPGAYRRSVDYTLAKTKLSRIELVLDAGVTLAVLLSGILPTWQAAVGAGPESGVWRQAAFLMGVILLLGVPNLPLSWWEQFRLEARFGFNKSTLGLWVMDKVKGTLLGIALGWPLLAGLLTLVRTSGDAWWIFGFALIFGFQLLMLVLYPKLILPLFNKLTPLPQGELRDRLMQLGDRTGFKARAIEVIDGSKRSAHSNAYFTGFGRFRRIVLFDTLIQQLAAEELEAVLAHEVGHYRCGHIPKLILLSAAMLLGGFATIAWLASSAWFNSAFGFAPHDTAASLLLFGLLSGTVTFWFSPLSNHLSRKHEYEADAFAREAMGGPGPLVGALRKLAQKNLSNLTPHPLFSAFYYSHPTLVERERAVLAGKA, encoded by the coding sequence ATGGTGCTCACCTGCGTCGTCGTTCTGCTCCTCGCCCGCCTGGGCGTGGAGCTGGTGCTCAACAGCCTCAATCGCGGCGAGGTGCTCCGCAATGCGGAGCGCGCCCCGGAGGCCGTGGCTGCCATCATGGACCCGGGCGCCTATCGGCGTTCGGTCGACTACACGCTGGCCAAGACCAAGCTCTCCCGGATCGAGCTTGTCCTCGATGCAGGGGTCACACTCGCGGTGCTCCTATCCGGCATCCTGCCAACCTGGCAGGCTGCAGTCGGCGCGGGTCCGGAATCGGGAGTGTGGCGCCAGGCCGCTTTCCTCATGGGAGTCATTTTGCTGCTGGGCGTGCCCAACCTACCCTTGAGCTGGTGGGAACAGTTCCGACTCGAAGCACGTTTTGGGTTCAACAAGAGCACCCTCGGCCTGTGGGTCATGGACAAGGTAAAGGGCACACTTTTGGGAATCGCGCTTGGCTGGCCGCTGCTCGCAGGCCTCCTCACGTTGGTGAGGACGTCCGGCGACGCCTGGTGGATCTTCGGTTTTGCGCTCATTTTCGGTTTCCAGCTCCTGATGCTGGTGCTGTACCCGAAGCTGATCCTCCCCCTGTTTAACAAGCTGACCCCGCTGCCGCAGGGCGAGCTCCGAGACCGGCTGATGCAGCTCGGCGATCGCACCGGTTTCAAGGCGAGGGCGATCGAAGTGATCGATGGTAGCAAACGGTCGGCGCACTCGAATGCCTACTTCACGGGTTTCGGCCGCTTTCGTCGCATTGTCCTGTTCGACACGTTGATCCAACAGCTTGCCGCAGAGGAACTGGAAGCCGTCCTGGCGCACGAAGTCGGGCATTACCGCTGCGGGCACATCCCCAAGCTCATTTTGCTTTCTGCAGCGATGCTCCTGGGCGGCTTTGCAACCATTGCCTGGCTCGCCTCGAGCGCGTGGTTCAACAGTGCCTTCGGCTTTGCCCCGCATGACACCGCCGCGTCCCTGCTTCTCTTCGGTCTCCTGAGTGGCACGGTCACCTTCTGGTTCAGCCCGCTGAGCAATCACTTGTCTCGGAAACATGAATACGAGGCCGACGCCTTTGCGCGTGAGGCAATGGGTGGGCCCGGCCCGCTCGTCGGTGCGCTGCGCAAGCTCGCCCAGAAGAATCTGAGCAACCTGACGCCTCATCCGCTTTTCAGTGCGTTCTACTACTCACATCCGACGCTGGTCGAGCGGGAGCGCGCCGTGCTTGCAGGGAAGGCATAG
- a CDS encoding NUDIX domain-containing protein codes for MIPYKIAVLVFIENTAGEQLLLLRSKPPNHGSWSPIGGKLEMSLGESPFECAIRETKEETGLEIETADLHLFGMIAEKTYEGQAHWLLFLFRCKRQITHLPANIQEGQFAFFSRAEIDGLPIPETDRTALWPIFDRYKHHFVSLRADCDPRSPLKVVVEEIVPEIRH; via the coding sequence ATGATCCCATACAAGATCGCGGTGCTCGTGTTCATTGAGAACACAGCGGGGGAACAGCTTCTCCTGCTTCGGTCCAAGCCGCCCAATCACGGTTCGTGGAGCCCCATTGGAGGGAAGCTTGAGATGAGCCTCGGCGAGTCGCCTTTTGAGTGCGCGATTCGCGAGACCAAGGAAGAGACCGGGCTGGAGATCGAGACCGCAGACCTGCACCTGTTTGGCATGATCGCGGAGAAGACCTATGAAGGGCAGGCCCACTGGCTTCTTTTCCTGTTTCGCTGCAAGCGGCAGATCACTCATCTCCCTGCAAACATCCAGGAGGGTCAGTTCGCTTTTTTCAGTCGCGCGGAGATCGACGGGCTGCCCATTCCCGAGACCGACCGCACGGCGCTCTGGCCTATTTTCGACCGTTACAAGCACCATTTCGTGAGCCTGCGCGCGGATTGCGATCCCCGCTCGCCATTGAAAGTGGTTGTCGAAGAAATTGTTCCAGAAATCAGGCATTAA
- a CDS encoding endonuclease/exonuclease/phosphatase family protein, whose product MRVIGLILLLVVRVATARGDLTVATYNVHNYNEVDRMTESGYQMNAPKPEGEKTALRRVIKAMNADVLVMQEMGTEAHLRELQRDLKRDGIDYPYSGWVTGLDRDRHLAFLSRVKPKSFTPHNQIPTKGKKPGRVVRGLLEVRFPFGSSELTVYSAHLKSKRTTDPSDPEAQQQRRREAEAIRDLVLRAHSGVQEFYLIAGDFNDTRRSKPLRALTQRGKRIVAHRLEARDSEGMVWTHRYSREGVYSNLDYILVSEALKPLVSGGQARIIDVAETAEASDHRPVLVKLTVPVGKDTPPRKESGMTEGGFEDPGDAESADDADGGVAEVSPAGDHTAED is encoded by the coding sequence ATGAGAGTCATCGGGTTAATTTTGCTGTTGGTCGTCCGCGTGGCGACTGCGCGGGGAGACCTGACCGTGGCGACCTACAACGTCCACAATTACAACGAGGTCGACCGGATGACCGAGAGTGGGTACCAGATGAACGCTCCGAAGCCCGAAGGCGAGAAGACTGCCCTCAGGCGTGTGATCAAGGCCATGAACGCCGACGTGCTCGTCATGCAGGAGATGGGCACCGAAGCCCACTTGCGGGAACTGCAGCGAGACTTGAAGCGGGACGGAATCGACTACCCCTATTCAGGTTGGGTAACGGGTCTGGATCGGGACCGGCATCTCGCTTTTCTTTCCCGCGTTAAACCCAAATCGTTCACGCCCCACAACCAGATTCCGACCAAAGGGAAAAAGCCGGGGCGCGTGGTGCGCGGGCTCCTCGAGGTGCGCTTCCCGTTCGGTTCGTCCGAGCTGACCGTCTATTCGGCACACCTCAAGAGCAAGCGCACGACGGATCCCTCCGACCCGGAGGCGCAGCAACAGCGTCGCCGCGAAGCCGAGGCCATCCGGGACTTGGTCCTTCGGGCGCATTCCGGCGTGCAGGAGTTCTACCTCATCGCAGGCGACTTCAACGACACCCGGCGCAGCAAGCCATTGCGGGCGTTGACCCAGCGCGGCAAGCGGATCGTGGCCCACCGCCTGGAGGCCCGTGACAGCGAGGGGATGGTGTGGACCCACCGTTATTCGCGCGAGGGTGTGTATTCAAACCTCGACTACATTTTGGTATCCGAGGCCCTGAAGCCGTTGGTCTCGGGCGGCCAGGCTCGAATCATCGACGTCGCCGAAACGGCGGAGGCGAGCGATCACCGTCCCGTGTTGGTGAAACTTACCGTGCCGGTGGGCAAGGACACGCCTCCGCGGAAAGAAAGTGGCATGACCGAGGGCGGCTTCGAAGACCCGGGCGACGCGGAATCAGCCGATGACGCTGACGGAGGCGTCGCGGAGGTTTCTCCAGCGGGCGACCACACGGCGGAAGACTGA
- the pdhA gene encoding pyruvate dehydrogenase (acetyl-transferring) E1 component subunit alpha: MSKSTQAKSHASAPVNARLSKEEKVELYRKMVRIRRFEERSLRAYQAKKIGGFLHLYIGQEAVAVGCCSLMGKNDHVITAYRDHGHAISVGMDTKGLMAEMYGKVTGCSKGKGGSMHFFAPSLNYWGGHGIVGGQIPLGTGLAYGLKFKGLKGAAMAFMGDGAVNQGAVHEAYNLAALWNLPCVFVIENNGYSMGTSQERSSAGELHQRAAGYDMAWEVINGHDLYEVRAKMDVVLTRAREESKPSVVEIDTYRYRGHSVADPDKTYRSKAEIEEYQRTKDPLNLFQSILREEGNLDDALVEKIDQEARAEADVAADFAEASPFPTVEDIQKDVYWESDNPSQRVSQGRLFFN, encoded by the coding sequence GTGAGCAAGTCCACCCAAGCCAAGTCCCACGCTTCCGCACCGGTCAATGCCCGGTTATCCAAGGAAGAAAAGGTCGAATTATACCGCAAGATGGTGCGGATCCGGCGCTTCGAGGAGCGCAGTCTGCGTGCCTACCAAGCCAAGAAGATCGGAGGCTTTCTCCACTTGTACATTGGCCAGGAGGCGGTGGCCGTGGGCTGCTGCTCGTTGATGGGCAAGAATGACCACGTGATCACAGCCTACCGCGATCACGGTCACGCGATCTCCGTCGGCATGGACACAAAGGGTCTCATGGCCGAGATGTACGGCAAGGTGACCGGGTGTTCAAAGGGCAAGGGCGGCTCAATGCATTTCTTTGCGCCCTCACTCAATTATTGGGGCGGTCATGGCATCGTGGGCGGACAGATTCCCCTCGGCACCGGCCTGGCTTATGGCCTCAAGTTCAAGGGTCTGAAGGGAGCAGCCATGGCCTTCATGGGCGACGGCGCCGTCAACCAGGGCGCTGTGCATGAGGCGTACAACCTCGCCGCGCTTTGGAATCTGCCGTGTGTGTTCGTAATCGAGAACAACGGCTACTCCATGGGCACCAGCCAGGAGCGCTCGTCCGCAGGCGAATTGCACCAGCGCGCCGCCGGCTACGACATGGCCTGGGAGGTCATCAACGGCCACGACCTCTACGAAGTCCGGGCCAAGATGGACGTCGTCCTCACGCGCGCACGTGAAGAAAGCAAACCGAGCGTGGTGGAGATCGACACCTATCGTTATCGCGGACACTCCGTCGCCGACCCCGACAAGACCTATCGGTCCAAGGCGGAGATCGAGGAGTACCAGCGCACCAAGGATCCGCTCAACCTGTTCCAGTCCATCCTGCGAGAGGAAGGCAATCTGGACGACGCCCTGGTTGAAAAGATCGACCAGGAAGCCCGCGCGGAAGCGGATGTCGCGGCGGATTTCGCCGAGGCCAGCCCCTTCCCCACCGTCGAAGACATCCAGAAGGATGTCTATTGGGAATCGGACAACCCGTCGCAGCGCGTCTCCCAGGGCCGCCTGTTCTTCAACTAA
- the dxs gene encoding 1-deoxy-D-xylulose-5-phosphate synthase, whose product MNPPDGAPAYTPAQPLLPALRGPDDLKALPLEALPYLAQEIREEIISVTSRNGGHVGPNLGVVELTIALHRVFNTPKDQFVFDVAHQGYVHKLLTGRGGEFFRNLRQSGGASGFLYRSESVHDAFGAGHAGTALSAAVGMATARDLLGDNNHVVAVCGDAAFTCGITLEALNNVVTSTKRLIVILNDNEWSIAKNVGAIAKYLNRLSTSSTYNKIHHDLERFFTGLPHGQDMHRVYMKWKRETKDFFVESSLFEKFGLRYIGPIDGHDVNELIKNLEFAKHGDSPILLHVLTKKGKGLEAAISHPEKFHGASPYDPITGESKKPQVPQPPNYQEVFGKALVRFAKANQKIVGITGAMPSGTSLNHLAQECPHQFFDVGIAEEHAVIFAAGLATRGIRPVVAIYSTFLQRGFDPIVHDVCLQNLPVTFCMDRAGLSPNDGPTHHGLFDIAYLRCVPNAIVMQPKDENELVDMLHTSLQHNGPAFIRYPRGAAVGVPVQAQPTALAIGQAEVLRQGSNIQIWALGPMVQEAVQLADRLQAEQGLSVGVVNARFAKPLDRELLLSQAAVVPLIVTMEDHALSGGFGSAVLEALQDAECTTAVERVGWPDRFVEHGSSVEVLRATYGLDPESVFRRVVARWRNLRDASVSVIG is encoded by the coding sequence ATGAATCCACCCGACGGAGCCCCTGCCTACACACCCGCCCAGCCGCTTTTACCCGCCTTGCGTGGGCCGGATGACCTCAAAGCCCTGCCGCTCGAGGCACTTCCCTACCTCGCCCAGGAAATTCGCGAGGAGATAATCTCCGTCACCTCCCGAAACGGAGGCCACGTCGGTCCCAACCTGGGAGTGGTCGAACTGACGATCGCCCTTCACCGGGTGTTTAACACGCCGAAGGATCAGTTCGTCTTCGATGTCGCCCACCAGGGTTATGTGCACAAACTGCTGACCGGGCGCGGGGGTGAGTTCTTCCGCAATCTCCGCCAATCCGGTGGTGCCTCCGGCTTTCTTTACCGCAGCGAAAGCGTACACGACGCATTTGGCGCCGGCCACGCCGGCACCGCCTTGAGCGCCGCGGTGGGAATGGCCACGGCGCGTGATCTCCTCGGAGATAACAACCACGTGGTGGCGGTCTGCGGCGATGCCGCGTTCACCTGTGGCATCACGCTTGAGGCGCTGAACAACGTCGTGACGTCGACCAAACGGCTGATCGTCATCCTCAACGACAACGAGTGGTCGATTGCCAAGAACGTCGGCGCGATCGCGAAGTACCTGAATCGCCTGAGCACCAGCTCGACGTACAACAAGATCCACCACGACCTCGAGAGGTTCTTCACCGGGCTCCCCCATGGCCAGGATATGCACCGTGTGTACATGAAGTGGAAGCGGGAGACGAAGGACTTCTTCGTCGAATCGAGCTTGTTTGAGAAATTCGGCCTGCGGTACATCGGCCCGATCGACGGCCATGACGTCAACGAGCTTATCAAGAACCTGGAATTCGCAAAACACGGCGACTCGCCCATCTTGCTCCACGTGCTCACGAAAAAGGGCAAGGGTCTGGAGGCCGCCATCAGCCATCCCGAGAAGTTTCACGGAGCCAGCCCATACGATCCGATCACGGGCGAGAGCAAGAAGCCACAGGTCCCGCAACCACCCAACTATCAGGAGGTATTTGGAAAGGCCCTCGTCCGGTTCGCCAAGGCCAACCAGAAGATCGTGGGCATCACAGGGGCCATGCCGAGTGGCACCAGCCTCAATCACCTCGCCCAGGAGTGCCCGCACCAATTCTTCGACGTGGGTATCGCCGAGGAACACGCCGTAATCTTCGCTGCGGGCCTCGCCACCCGGGGCATTCGCCCGGTCGTCGCCATTTACTCGACGTTCCTGCAGCGCGGCTTCGACCCGATTGTGCACGACGTGTGCCTCCAGAATCTCCCCGTGACCTTCTGCATGGATCGAGCAGGGTTGTCGCCAAACGACGGCCCCACGCACCACGGTTTGTTCGACATCGCCTACCTGCGATGCGTACCCAACGCCATCGTCATGCAGCCGAAGGATGAGAATGAGCTCGTCGACATGCTGCATACCTCCCTGCAGCACAACGGTCCGGCCTTCATCCGCTATCCCCGCGGGGCGGCCGTAGGTGTTCCCGTTCAAGCGCAGCCCACCGCCCTCGCGATTGGCCAGGCGGAAGTGCTTCGCCAGGGCTCCAACATTCAAATCTGGGCGCTCGGGCCGATGGTGCAGGAAGCGGTCCAACTTGCGGACCGGCTACAAGCCGAACAAGGACTCTCCGTGGGCGTCGTGAACGCCCGGTTTGCCAAACCGCTCGACCGCGAACTCCTGCTCAGCCAAGCGGCGGTCGTGCCGCTCATCGTGACGATGGAAGACCATGCCCTTTCCGGCGGCTTTGGCAGTGCCGTGCTGGAAGCGCTTCAGGACGCCGAATGCACCACGGCTGTCGAACGCGTCGGCTGGCCCGACCGTTTCGTCGAGCATGGTTCGAGCGTCGAGGTGCTTCGCGCGACCTACGGTCTCGATCCTGAGTCAGTCTTCCGCCGTGTGGTCGCCCGCTGGAGAAACCTCCGCGACGCCTCCGTCAGCGTCATCGGCTGA